The Paenibacillus macerans genome includes a window with the following:
- a CDS encoding transposase translates to MEVIAGTELQPFSSRFNSEQDCMEALIAMKWPNGFVCPRCPHTRCSRLTSRHIPLFECVKCKHQTSPLVGTIFEGTHLPLLKWFEALDLFLLEGGISALRLSKVIRVTYKTAWSMLHKIRHAVGESDARELLSGDVKVNSDQYGRNPSRCQLSHPYASAVVAGCTVTESGEPEQVKIRLVPHKRGGEKRADRQELTEFINGHVDVRTSAVQLFPQAFRLYAPLRRVVREAWESLKSTYGALGLKHLQAYLNEYTGRRRLRLPGGLPGAEETMRQKLLRMCVAIPAIPYRRLIARQPNQPLAAAA, encoded by the coding sequence ATGGAAGTCATTGCGGGAACGGAACTTCAACCATTCAGCAGCCGTTTTAACAGCGAGCAGGACTGCATGGAGGCGCTAATCGCGATGAAGTGGCCAAACGGCTTCGTCTGCCCGCGCTGCCCTCACACCCGGTGCAGCCGTCTGACTTCCCGGCATATCCCCTTGTTCGAGTGCGTAAAGTGCAAGCATCAAACATCGCCTTTGGTCGGTACGATTTTTGAAGGAACGCATCTGCCCTTGCTCAAGTGGTTCGAGGCCCTGGATTTATTCCTGCTGGAGGGCGGCATCTCGGCGCTGCGGCTGAGCAAGGTGATCCGGGTCACCTACAAGACCGCCTGGTCGATGCTGCACAAAATACGCCATGCCGTGGGGGAGTCCGATGCCCGGGAGCTGCTCTCCGGAGACGTGAAGGTGAACAGCGATCAGTATGGGCGTAATCCGTCCCGGTGTCAGCTTTCGCATCCGTACGCCTCGGCGGTCGTAGCCGGCTGCACGGTCACGGAGTCGGGCGAGCCGGAGCAGGTCAAAATCCGCCTGGTGCCGCATAAGCGGGGAGGTGAAAAAAGGGCAGACCGTCAAGAGCTAACCGAGTTCATCAACGGGCATGTGGATGTCCGTACATCGGCGGTACAGTTGTTCCCTCAGGCCTTTCGGCTGTATGCGCCCTTGCGGAGAGTGGTGAGAGAGGCGTGGGAATCGCTGAAGAGTACGTATGGAGCCTTGGGGCTGAAGCATCTGCAGGCGTACCTGAACGAATACACCGGACGCCGCCGGCTGCGCCTGCCCGGAGGACTGCCCGGAGCGGAAGAAACGATGCGGCAGAAGTTACTGCGCATGTGTGTGGCGATTCCGGCGATCCCTTACCGCCGGCTGATCGCACGCCAACCGAACCAGCCCCTTGCGGCTGCGGCCTGA
- the mglC gene encoding galactose/methyl galactoside ABC transporter permease MglC, which yields MNTKKIQGFVTENAIYIVLAVLLIGIAVYDPSFIGLNTLRDILIQSSTRVIIALGVAFILITGGTDLSAGRMVGLTAVVSASMLQEADYARRFFPNLPELPLFVPVLIAIAVGLVFGLINGIIVSKFKVPPFIATLGTMVAIYGINSLYFDTEPNQSQPIGGLRGDFTTIGSGSLFGNGNSSIPYIVLIAIAVCFIVWVLFNKTRLGKNMYAIGGNEQAAKVSGINVARNLILIYSIAGALYGLAGVLEAARTGGATNNYGNMYELDAIAACVVGGVSTTGGIGTVPGIMAGVLIFTVINYGLTFVGVGPYWQQIIKGAIIVAAVAFDMRKYASRK from the coding sequence ATGAATACGAAAAAAATTCAAGGTTTTGTGACCGAAAACGCGATATATATCGTTTTGGCCGTACTATTGATTGGCATTGCCGTATATGACCCCAGCTTTATCGGATTAAATACCCTGCGCGACATCTTGATTCAGTCCTCGACCAGGGTGATCATCGCGCTCGGCGTCGCCTTTATACTCATAACCGGGGGGACGGACCTGTCCGCCGGGCGGATGGTCGGTTTGACGGCGGTCGTGTCGGCTTCCATGCTGCAAGAAGCTGATTATGCGCGGCGTTTCTTCCCGAACTTGCCGGAGCTTCCGCTGTTCGTTCCGGTTTTGATCGCGATTGCGGTAGGTTTAGTTTTTGGCCTTATTAACGGCATCATCGTTTCCAAATTCAAGGTTCCGCCGTTCATCGCCACGCTCGGCACCATGGTCGCGATTTACGGGATCAACTCGCTGTATTTCGACACGGAGCCGAACCAGTCGCAGCCGATCGGCGGTTTGCGCGGCGATTTTACGACGATCGGTTCGGGAAGCTTGTTCGGAAACGGGAATTCCTCCATTCCTTATATCGTCCTGATCGCGATTGCGGTCTGCTTTATCGTGTGGGTTCTGTTCAATAAAACGCGGCTCGGCAAAAACATGTACGCCATCGGCGGCAATGAGCAGGCGGCCAAGGTTTCCGGGATCAACGTGGCCAGAAACCTGATCCTGATCTACTCGATCGCCGGCGCCCTGTACGGCCTTGCCGGAGTGCTGGAAGCGGCGAGAACCGGCGGCGCGACGAACAACTACGGGAACATGTACGAGCTTGACGCCATCGCGGCCTGCGTCGTCGGCGGCGTTTCGACTACCGGCGGGATCGGCACCGTGCCGGGCATCATGGCCGGGGTGCTCATTTTTACCGTCATCAACTACGGCTTGACTTTCGTCGGCGTCGGCCCTTATTGGCAGCAAATCATCAAAGGCGCGATTATCGTCGCCGCCGTAGCGTTCGATATGCGCAAGTACGCAAGCAGGAAGTAA
- a CDS encoding sugar ABC transporter ATP-binding protein, which yields MAEPKFMLEMKGISKEFPGVKALDGVTLQVRPGTVHALMGENGAGKSTLMKCLFGIYKPDGGEIFIKGQKAEIGNSSDALKLGVSMIHQELHPVPFRNVMENIWLGRFPRIGWGPFQFIDHKKMYKDTEELFKQLDIDLQPDTIVGKLSVSKVQSIEIAKAVSFNSQIIVMDEPTSSLTSVEVEHLFRIINDLKSRGVAIIYISHKMEEILRISDDVTIMRDGKKIGTWPAAEMTTDLIISKMVGRDLTQRFPDRHNVPNGVVMKVENLTSIDPRSFKDVSFELRKGEILGIGGLVGAQRTELIEALFGLREIKSGTISINGKQVKIRSAGEAKKHGLALLTEERRTTGIFPVLSVHENGAIANLRRYVKPYGLLDERRKKTEVNQMVEKLRTKTPSSKTLIMNLSGGNQQKVLLARWLLTEPDILLLDEPTRGIDVGAKYEIYTIIADLAQQGKSIIMISSEMPELLGMSDRVMVMSEGRLTGILDGYKATEQEVMRLAAQH from the coding sequence ATGGCTGAACCGAAATTTATGCTGGAGATGAAGGGCATCTCCAAGGAATTTCCCGGCGTTAAAGCGCTGGACGGGGTAACGCTGCAGGTGAGACCCGGCACCGTACACGCGCTGATGGGCGAAAACGGGGCGGGCAAATCGACGCTTATGAAATGCCTGTTCGGCATTTACAAGCCGGACGGCGGAGAGATTTTTATCAAGGGGCAAAAAGCGGAAATCGGCAATTCCAGCGATGCCTTGAAGCTCGGCGTTTCGATGATTCATCAGGAGCTGCATCCGGTGCCTTTCCGCAATGTGATGGAAAATATTTGGCTTGGCCGTTTTCCGCGTATAGGATGGGGTCCTTTTCAATTCATTGATCACAAGAAGATGTACAAGGACACGGAAGAGCTGTTTAAGCAGCTTGATATCGATTTGCAACCCGATACGATCGTCGGCAAGCTGTCGGTTTCCAAAGTGCAATCGATCGAGATTGCCAAGGCCGTATCGTTTAATTCGCAAATTATTGTGATGGACGAACCGACGTCATCCTTGACCAGCGTCGAGGTGGAGCATCTGTTCCGCATCATTAACGACCTGAAGAGTCGCGGCGTCGCCATCATTTACATTTCACATAAAATGGAAGAAATTTTGCGGATCTCCGACGATGTGACGATCATGCGCGACGGGAAAAAGATCGGCACCTGGCCGGCGGCGGAAATGACCACCGACCTGATCATCTCCAAAATGGTCGGCCGCGATTTGACCCAGCGGTTTCCGGATCGGCACAACGTACCGAACGGCGTCGTTATGAAAGTGGAAAATTTGACGTCGATCGATCCAAGGTCGTTCAAGGACGTTTCGTTCGAACTGCGCAAAGGGGAAATTCTCGGCATCGGCGGATTGGTCGGGGCGCAGCGGACCGAACTGATCGAAGCGTTGTTTGGGCTTCGCGAGATCAAATCGGGTACGATTTCGATTAACGGGAAGCAGGTGAAAATCCGCAGTGCCGGCGAAGCCAAAAAGCACGGTTTGGCCCTGCTGACCGAGGAACGCCGCACGACGGGGATTTTCCCGGTGCTGTCCGTTCACGAAAACGGGGCGATCGCCAACCTCAGACGTTACGTGAAGCCTTATGGCCTGCTGGACGAACGGAGGAAGAAAACCGAGGTTAACCAGATGGTTGAAAAGCTGCGGACCAAAACGCCGTCGTCCAAAACGCTCATCATGAACCTCTCCGGGGGAAATCAGCAAAAGGTGCTGCTGGCCAGATGGCTGCTCACCGAACCGGATATTCTGCTGCTGGACGAACCTACGCGCGGCATCGACGTCGGAGCGAAATACGAAATTTACACCATTATTGCGGATTTGGCGCAGCAAGGCAAAAGCATCATCATGATTTCATCCGAGATGCCCGAACTGCTGGGGATGTCCGACCGTGTCATGGTTATGTCCGAAGGCCGCCTGACCGGGATTTTGGATGGATACAAGGCCACGGAACAAGAAGTTATGCGTTTGGCGGCCCAGCATTAA
- a CDS encoding galactose ABC transporter substrate-binding protein: MKKMTTVMLAAAMLGATMAGCSNGGSSASGGGNGGGSSTPNVGVAIYKFDDTFMTGVRNAIEKNADGIAKVDIVDSQNSQPTQNDKIDLFLTKKTNALIVNPVDRTAAGVIIDKAKAKDTPVVFLNREPLPEDMKKWDKVYYVGAKAEESGTLSGQIIVDYWKSHPEADKNGDGVLQYVMLKGEPGHQDAELRTQFSVQAIEDAGIKVEKVAEDTAMWDRVKGQEKMAAFLAANGDKIEAVLANNDDMALGAIEALKAAGYFTGDKYMPVVGVDATAPAIQALEQGTMLGTVLNDAENQGKAAVTLASLLAKGEEVNKDSVGFEITDNQYVWIPYQKVTKENAADFK, from the coding sequence ATGAAAAAGATGACTACGGTAATGTTGGCTGCGGCCATGCTGGGCGCAACGATGGCGGGCTGCTCCAACGGCGGGAGCTCGGCGAGCGGCGGCGGCAACGGAGGAGGAAGCTCAACGCCGAACGTCGGCGTGGCGATTTACAAATTTGACGATACGTTTATGACCGGCGTCCGCAACGCGATCGAGAAAAACGCGGACGGCATCGCAAAGGTGGATATCGTAGACAGCCAAAACTCGCAGCCGACGCAAAACGACAAGATCGATTTGTTCCTAACGAAAAAGACGAACGCGCTGATCGTCAATCCGGTGGACCGGACGGCGGCAGGCGTCATTATCGACAAGGCGAAAGCGAAGGATACGCCGGTGGTGTTCCTGAACCGCGAGCCGCTGCCGGAAGATATGAAGAAATGGGACAAAGTGTATTATGTCGGCGCGAAAGCCGAAGAATCCGGCACCCTGTCCGGACAAATCATCGTGGACTACTGGAAATCGCATCCTGAAGCCGACAAAAACGGCGACGGCGTGCTGCAGTACGTCATGCTGAAAGGCGAACCTGGACACCAGGACGCCGAGCTGCGCACGCAGTTTTCCGTGCAGGCGATTGAAGACGCCGGTATCAAAGTGGAGAAAGTCGCTGAAGACACGGCGATGTGGGACCGCGTAAAAGGCCAGGAAAAAATGGCCGCGTTCCTTGCCGCAAACGGCGACAAAATCGAAGCCGTGCTGGCCAACAACGACGATATGGCGCTGGGCGCAATCGAAGCTTTGAAAGCGGCCGGCTACTTCACGGGCGACAAGTACATGCCGGTTGTCGGCGTAGACGCCACGGCTCCGGCGATTCAGGCGCTTGAACAAGGCACGATGCTGGGAACGGTGCTCAACGACGCCGAGAACCAGGGTAAAGCCGCCGTAACGCTTGCCTCCCTGCTGGCCAAAGGCGAGGAAGTGAACAAAGACTCCGTCGGATTTGAAATCACCGACAATCAATACGTCTGGATTCCGTACCAAAAAGTGACGAAGGAAAACGCGGCCGACTTCAAATAA
- a CDS encoding MBL fold metallo-hydrolase: protein MERSLLATGLVDTVRVAEDVWSVRMLIVNVCFVGNAKQGDWVLVDTGIGPLTGALSEEAESVFHRPPACIVLTHGHFDHVGGVKELAQKWNVPVYAHPAELPYLTGGKDYPEGDPTVGGGLMAGVAPLYPNRAIDLGERVHPLPDDGQVPGMPEWKWIHTPGHSPGHIALFREQDRFLIAGDAFITVKQESALAVAAQTVEVHGPPMYFTPDWPAAGRSVERLAALSPESAVTGHGQPLGGEALRAGLRRLAEHFEELAVPEQGRYAAEGMR, encoded by the coding sequence ATGGAAAGAAGTTTGCTGGCCACGGGATTGGTGGATACGGTACGGGTGGCCGAAGATGTATGGAGCGTCCGCATGCTCATCGTTAACGTCTGTTTCGTCGGGAATGCGAAGCAAGGGGATTGGGTGCTGGTGGATACCGGAATCGGGCCTTTGACGGGAGCGTTATCGGAGGAAGCCGAGTCCGTCTTTCACCGGCCGCCGGCATGCATCGTTTTGACGCACGGCCATTTCGATCATGTCGGGGGCGTGAAAGAGCTCGCGCAAAAATGGAATGTACCCGTATATGCCCACCCCGCGGAGCTGCCCTATTTAACGGGGGGAAAAGATTACCCGGAGGGCGACCCTACCGTCGGCGGCGGCCTGATGGCGGGCGTAGCTCCGTTATACCCCAACCGGGCGATCGATTTGGGCGAGCGGGTTCATCCATTGCCGGATGATGGCCAAGTGCCCGGAATGCCCGAATGGAAATGGATTCACACGCCCGGACACAGTCCGGGGCACATCGCGTTGTTCCGCGAGCAGGACCGATTCCTGATCGCCGGCGACGCCTTCATCACCGTCAAGCAGGAATCGGCGTTGGCCGTAGCCGCGCAAACGGTGGAGGTGCACGGTCCGCCGATGTATTTTACGCCGGACTGGCCGGCGGCCGGGCGTTCGGTGGAGCGCTTGGCGGCGCTCTCGCCGGAGTCGGCGGTGACCGGGCATGGGCAGCCGCTTGGCGGGGAAGCCTTGCGCGCCGGGCTGAGGCGTCTTGCCGAGCATTTTGAAGAGCTCGCGGTCCCCGAGCAGGGAAGATATGCCGCAGAAGGGATGCGTTAA
- a CDS encoding substrate-binding domain-containing protein, translating into MSRLMPKAVFAMLEVVLAVLLSSCAGSGNLPPDNGKPVVVDMIVKMDRGDYWKTTKLGAEVAAKEYNVQLNFLAPDNENDVEGQIRLMEESIKRKPDAIVLAATDYEALGQATDRTSYFNIPVISIDSEVASTKVKTYVGTNNYEAGQKAAERLVELTGPDSEIGIINFVKGARNAGQREEGFLDYVARFPGVKVVDTLYCGSDETLAYNLTVDMLKRFPGLDGIVSLSAESSIGAGKAVDESGNGHIKMIAFDNPPEMLELLQEEKVQAMVVQNPFNNGYLAVTAAVKAAHGEKLEDKLPTDTKLIDLDNMLWPENQKLLFPFVK; encoded by the coding sequence ATGAGCAGACTTATGCCGAAAGCGGTATTTGCAATGCTGGAGGTTGTGCTGGCCGTTTTGTTGTCTTCGTGCGCCGGGTCCGGGAATTTGCCCCCGGATAACGGGAAACCGGTCGTTGTCGATATGATCGTCAAAATGGACCGCGGCGATTATTGGAAGACGACGAAGCTGGGGGCGGAGGTCGCAGCCAAAGAATATAATGTCCAACTGAATTTTCTTGCCCCGGATAACGAAAACGACGTGGAGGGCCAGATCCGGCTGATGGAGGAGTCAATCAAGCGCAAGCCGGACGCGATCGTGCTGGCGGCCACCGACTATGAGGCGCTGGGACAGGCGACGGACCGGACATCTTATTTTAATATTCCGGTCATCTCCATCGATTCGGAGGTGGCGTCCACAAAAGTGAAAACGTACGTCGGGACCAACAATTATGAAGCGGGCCAGAAGGCGGCGGAACGCCTGGTGGAGCTGACCGGTCCGGACAGTGAAATCGGGATCATCAATTTCGTGAAAGGGGCCCGCAACGCGGGTCAGCGGGAGGAGGGCTTCCTCGACTATGTCGCCCGGTTTCCCGGGGTCAAGGTCGTTGATACCTTGTATTGCGGCTCGGACGAAACGCTGGCGTACAACCTGACGGTGGATATGCTGAAACGGTTCCCCGGCCTGGACGGCATCGTCTCTCTAAGCGCGGAGTCCTCGATCGGAGCGGGCAAAGCGGTGGATGAATCGGGAAACGGTCATATAAAGATGATCGCCTTTGACAATCCGCCGGAAATGCTGGAGCTGCTGCAGGAGGAAAAAGTGCAGGCGATGGTCGTGCAAAATCCGTTCAACAACGGTTATTTGGCCGTGACCGCCGCGGTGAAGGCGGCCCACGGCGAGAAATTGGAAGACAAACTGCCGACCGACACCAAGCTGATCGATCTGGACAATATGCTGTGGCCGGAAAATCAAAAGCTGCTGTTTCCCTTCGTCAAGTGA
- a CDS encoding sensor histidine kinase has protein sequence MRLWKSAKQLLRGFHIRNIQTLISFSSIIVTVLTVVLVSTLLYNRFTRAAEKNVELSLEEIVEQVNSNLELYVSGMQDVFELTEHKIASTPEAASDERLGNELGTVLNTREDLVSIALFTEEGKLVRNVPEIPMRQNTRLQEQLWFESAMENPGKLQFTPPHIQNLFKWEYRWVVSMSKTVQYWDRNSLKQGVLVIDINFRTIDQLSQRVSLGKKGYAYIIDAVGNIVYHPQQQLIYAGLKYENLEPVLNYAYGRYFDESDGEQRIITIQTVKPAGWKIVGVAYADEFLTTKRELGVFLTWFLPAVIIIILAINIYVSARISQPIRRLERSVQMVERGDFGTIVHVSGAYEVEQLSKRFNLMLRRIRELMDQIIQEQEAKRKSELDVLQSQINPHFLYNTLNSATRLAELGRNEEVVTTITSLSRFFRISLSQGSHVISVQEELEHVRHYLIIQTIRFKNKFRYEIVADEAALECRTLKLILQPLVENAIHHGIEKSAEAGFIGVEARLEGEHLVFRIRDNGVGMPPETVEKLMKGAVRSESGSGVGVRNVQERIVLYYGPGYGLKFDSEPEEGTLATITIPAVKPENAQKDGVES, from the coding sequence ATGAGGCTGTGGAAATCGGCCAAACAGCTGCTTCGGGGTTTTCATATCCGGAATATTCAGACGCTTATCTCCTTTTCCTCCATCATCGTTACGGTGCTTACGGTCGTGCTGGTCAGCACTTTGCTGTACAACCGTTTTACCCGCGCCGCCGAAAAGAATGTGGAGCTTAGCCTGGAGGAAATCGTCGAGCAGGTGAACTCCAATTTGGAGCTCTACGTGAGCGGGATGCAGGATGTATTCGAACTTACGGAGCACAAAATCGCTTCAACGCCCGAAGCTGCTTCGGACGAGCGGCTCGGGAACGAGCTCGGTACGGTGCTGAATACGCGGGAGGATCTGGTGTCGATCGCGCTGTTTACCGAAGAAGGCAAGCTGGTGCGCAATGTCCCGGAAATTCCGATGCGTCAAAATACGAGGCTTCAGGAGCAGCTGTGGTTCGAATCCGCGATGGAGAACCCGGGCAAGCTGCAGTTTACGCCGCCCCATATTCAAAATTTGTTTAAATGGGAGTACCGTTGGGTCGTGTCGATGAGCAAAACGGTCCAATACTGGGACCGGAATTCGCTGAAACAGGGCGTGCTGGTCATCGACATCAATTTCCGCACCATCGACCAGCTCAGCCAGCGCGTCAGCCTCGGCAAAAAAGGCTACGCTTACATTATCGACGCGGTCGGGAATATCGTATACCATCCTCAGCAGCAGCTCATCTATGCCGGATTGAAATACGAGAATTTGGAGCCGGTGCTTAACTACGCCTACGGCCGGTATTTCGACGAATCCGACGGGGAGCAGCGCATCATTACGATTCAAACGGTGAAGCCGGCCGGCTGGAAAATCGTCGGCGTGGCTTACGCGGACGAGTTTTTGACGACGAAGCGGGAGCTTGGCGTCTTTTTGACTTGGTTCCTGCCCGCGGTGATCATCATCATACTCGCCATCAACATCTACGTATCCGCCCGCATTTCACAGCCGATCCGCAGGCTGGAAAGATCGGTGCAGATGGTTGAACGCGGCGATTTCGGCACGATTGTCCACGTGAGCGGGGCTTATGAAGTGGAGCAGTTGTCCAAGAGATTCAACCTGATGCTGCGGCGGATCCGCGAGCTGATGGACCAGATCATCCAGGAGCAGGAAGCGAAGCGGAAAAGCGAGCTTGACGTGCTGCAGTCGCAAATCAATCCGCATTTCCTCTATAATACGCTGAATTCGGCAACGCGCCTGGCGGAGCTGGGAAGGAACGAGGAAGTCGTGACGACGATTACCTCGCTGTCGCGTTTTTTTCGCATCAGTTTAAGCCAAGGCAGCCATGTCATTTCCGTCCAGGAAGAGCTGGAGCATGTGCGGCACTACCTGATCATCCAGACGATCCGTTTCAAGAACAAGTTCAGGTACGAGATCGTGGCCGATGAAGCGGCGCTCGAATGCCGGACGTTAAAGCTGATCCTGCAGCCTCTGGTGGAAAATGCGATCCATCATGGCATCGAGAAATCGGCGGAAGCGGGTTTTATCGGCGTGGAGGCCCGTTTGGAGGGGGAACATCTGGTATTCCGCATCCGCGACAACGGCGTCGGCATGCCGCCGGAAACGGTGGAAAAGCTGATGAAAGGCGCGGTGCGCAGCGAATCCGGTTCGGGCGTCGGCGTACGCAATGTGCAGGAGCGGATTGTGCTGTATTACGGTCCAGGCTACGGATTAAAGTTCGACAGCGAGCCGGAGGAAGGGACGTTGGCAACGATTACGATTCCGGCGGTCAAGCCGGAGAATGCGCAAAAGGACGGGGTGGAATCATGA
- a CDS encoding response regulator: MYKLILADDEEDVREGLLQLIDWESVGFAVADTAENGKEAAEMVEKHVPDVVVTDIQMPFMNGLQLAEWIRGHYPATKIIILTGYEEFEYAQKAIRLGIDEYILKPFSAAELADILRKVKEQIDAELAEKENVQLLTEHYRKNLPVLQSLFLSSLVSRRLRETEIQEKSQHYGLDLNGSEYMVSVLRIDAAPGRKEAAGNGGGDKTRMASGSISLKDTNDTQLRLFAVYNIADEIVKGHPADKAFIHHDEVVLLSIRRHEGSEDLAARTLQLLEEIRFSVERFLKLTVTIGAGRAAARLNDAVTSYEEALKALDYRVILGGNKVIWIEVVESREYVPLAVDELKEKELVRCLKVGSDQELERLLEDMFGVLADNKVSYQDFQVYLLEMLTAVIKVAKDSHADLDKLFGEGPGFLGTFAKFAHADEAKAWFLDICMKLKHSIASDRQSSYNKLVEEAKEYILANYGDHDLSIAKVCRHLHISAGYFSNIFKKETKTTFVSYLLGVRMEAAQRLLAATDLKAFEIAERVGFSDPNYFSFCFRKKFGISPKEYRGGARNP, from the coding sequence ATGTACAAGTTGATTTTGGCCGATGACGAAGAGGATGTGCGGGAAGGGCTGCTGCAGTTGATCGACTGGGAAAGCGTCGGGTTTGCGGTGGCGGACACGGCCGAAAACGGCAAGGAAGCCGCGGAAATGGTCGAGAAGCATGTGCCTGATGTAGTCGTTACCGATATTCAAATGCCGTTTATGAACGGCCTGCAGTTAGCCGAGTGGATCCGCGGCCATTATCCGGCGACGAAGATCATTATCCTGACCGGTTACGAGGAATTCGAATATGCGCAAAAAGCGATCCGGCTCGGCATCGACGAGTATATTTTGAAACCGTTTTCGGCGGCGGAGCTGGCGGATATTTTGCGCAAGGTGAAGGAGCAGATCGACGCGGAGCTCGCCGAAAAGGAAAACGTGCAGCTGCTGACCGAGCATTACCGCAAAAACCTCCCCGTGCTCCAAAGTCTGTTCCTGTCCTCGCTCGTATCCAGGCGGCTAAGGGAAACGGAGATCCAGGAAAAAAGCCAGCATTACGGGCTTGATTTAAACGGCAGCGAATACATGGTTTCGGTTCTTCGCATCGATGCCGCGCCGGGCAGGAAGGAAGCGGCAGGCAACGGAGGCGGGGATAAAACCCGCATGGCAAGCGGTTCGATATCTTTAAAAGATACGAACGATACCCAACTGCGGTTGTTCGCCGTCTATAATATCGCCGATGAAATCGTAAAAGGGCATCCGGCGGATAAAGCGTTTATCCACCATGACGAGGTGGTGCTGCTGAGCATCCGGCGCCATGAGGGCAGCGAGGATCTGGCCGCCCGGACGCTGCAGCTGCTGGAGGAAATCCGCTTCAGTGTGGAGCGGTTTCTGAAGCTGACGGTCACGATCGGAGCCGGCCGGGCGGCCGCCCGTCTGAACGATGCCGTAACCTCCTATGAGGAAGCGCTGAAGGCGCTTGATTACCGGGTGATCCTGGGCGGGAACAAGGTGATCTGGATCGAGGTTGTGGAGTCCCGGGAGTACGTGCCGCTGGCGGTCGATGAACTGAAAGAGAAGGAACTGGTGCGCTGCCTGAAAGTGGGAAGCGATCAGGAGCTGGAGCGGCTCCTTGAGGACATGTTTGGCGTATTGGCCGACAACAAAGTATCCTATCAGGACTTCCAGGTTTACCTGCTGGAAATGTTGACTGCGGTCATCAAAGTGGCCAAGGACAGCCATGCGGATTTGGACAAGCTGTTTGGCGAGGGGCCCGGTTTTCTCGGAACATTTGCCAAATTTGCCCACGCGGACGAGGCGAAAGCCTGGTTTTTGGACATTTGCATGAAGCTGAAGCATTCGATCGCTTCGGACCGTCAATCCAGCTATAACAAGCTGGTTGAGGAAGCAAAGGAATACATTTTGGCCAATTACGGGGACCACGATCTCTCGATCGCCAAAGTATGCCGGCATTTGCATATCAGCGCCGGTTATTTCAGCAATATTTTCAAAAAGGAAACGAAAACGACCTTTGTAAGCTATTTGCTGGGGGTGCGGATGGAAGCCGCCCAGCGTTTGCTCGCCGCCACCGATTTGAAGGCGTTTGAAATCGCCGAGCGGGTCGGTTTTTCCGATCCGAACTATTTCAGCTTTTGCTTCCGTAAAAAATTCGGCATCTCCCCCAAAGAATACCGCGGCGGGGCGAGAAATCCATGA